From one Anopheles cruzii chromosome 3, idAnoCruzAS_RS32_06, whole genome shotgun sequence genomic stretch:
- the LOC128273590 gene encoding 39S ribosomal protein L43, mitochondrial, whose amino-acid sequence MSNAHLFLKSGFPRAPLQNGIGRYVCQLQRITLKYCKSSGSSKGMREFLEHELVDFSRSNPGVAVYIKPRRHRTAVISAEFLNGERTWINCRNHSRDEISKWVHVMKQSNGQAEEMRLRKQWHTDIPSVQGPWTPFTHRHHSANTTEFPCKELSKLKITEPSATEKLLELYQAQREKVSKSG is encoded by the coding sequence ATGTCGAACGCACATTTATTTCTTAAATCAGGGTTCCCAAGAGCACCACTGCAGAATGGAATTGGGCGGTACGTGTGCCAGTTGCAGCGAATTACGCTCAAATACTGCAAAAGCAGCGGATCCAGCAAGGGCATGCGGGAATTTCTCGAACACGAGTTGGTGGATTTCAGCCGGTCGAATCCGGGTGTTGCGGTTTACATCAAGCCGCGTCGCCATCGCACAGCTGTAATTTCAGCGGAGTTTTTGAATGGCGAGCGAACTTGGATCAATTGTCGCAACCACAGCCGTGATGAGATATCAAAATGGGTTCACGTAATGAAGCAATCGAACGGACAAGCGGAAGAAATGCGTTTACGTAAACAGTGGCACACGGACATTCCTAGTGTGCAAGGCCCGTGGACGCCGTTCACGCATCGTCATCATTCAGCCAATACGACCGAGTTTCCTTGCAAAGAACTGTCCAAGCTTAAAATCACCGAACCCAGCGCTACTGAAAAACTGTTGGAATTGTACCAAGCGCAACGAGAAAAGGTGTCTAAAAGTGGATAA